From the Sphingomonas suaedae genome, one window contains:
- a CDS encoding autotransporter assembly complex protein TamA encodes MARSHWEFRGISGVRLFILLLASSALIPGAAFAQIDGSAGKPGQGAPADAPETPEVEGAPGDEAQDEKPIVTDAEFSEALPQLSDDMDAPLEEMAPPAEPVAPVEPIEDAPPFDATGEEAEIAAPLTPLAEFDTTPIAEPVAANDGAAVEIRYATRVTGLDEIGLEDRFNDLSALEDGDGVAANAAIIGARAREDEGLAVRLMKSLGYYDATAISTIDQTPDGERPVTATVAAVPGPLYTLGAIRIKADPTVPPSLIADNFKLKSGEPIDAIRVQAAEAAISVALPQNGYPFAEVGQRDILLDETTRTGDYTLPVAIGPRARFGGIRTEGDAVFAPDHIEVLTRFDRTDLYDSRKVDDLRDALIATSLFSTVSVEPVKTGEVGADGTEAVDLLVRQTKGPARTLAAEAGYSTGQGLRAELSWTHRNLFPPEGALILTGIAGTQEQGASATFRRSNAGQRDRTFQIVASALRSDVEAFTGLTGTLAARVSYDSTPIWQKKLTYAYGVELVGTSEDRFDLTKGVRERGTYFIAALPLFAGWDQSDDLLNPTRGWRVKLNLSPETSVRGAVRPYGRAMVEGTAYYPVTDSIVIAGRARFGTIQGIDRNDLAPSRRYYAGGGGSVRGFGYQELGPRAPDGKPIGGRSFNEFAIEARYRFGNFGIVPFIDAGQVYEESMPQLSNIRFGAGIGGRFYTNFGPMRLDIATPIARKPGESRIALYISIGQAF; translated from the coding sequence ATGGCGCGATCCCATTGGGAGTTCAGGGGTATTTCGGGCGTGAGGCTGTTCATTCTGCTGCTGGCAAGCAGCGCGCTAATCCCCGGAGCCGCTTTCGCACAGATCGATGGCAGCGCGGGCAAGCCCGGACAGGGCGCGCCCGCCGACGCACCGGAAACGCCGGAGGTTGAGGGCGCCCCCGGTGACGAGGCGCAGGATGAGAAGCCGATCGTCACCGACGCCGAGTTTTCCGAAGCGCTGCCGCAGTTGTCCGACGACATGGATGCACCGCTGGAGGAAATGGCGCCGCCTGCCGAGCCTGTTGCGCCGGTGGAGCCGATCGAGGATGCGCCGCCCTTCGATGCGACGGGGGAGGAGGCTGAGATCGCCGCACCCCTGACGCCGCTTGCCGAATTCGACACCACCCCGATCGCCGAACCCGTCGCCGCCAATGACGGGGCGGCGGTCGAAATCCGCTATGCCACCCGCGTCACCGGGCTGGACGAGATCGGGCTGGAGGATCGCTTCAACGACCTCTCTGCGCTGGAGGATGGCGACGGCGTCGCCGCCAACGCCGCGATCATCGGCGCGCGGGCGCGCGAGGATGAAGGGCTGGCGGTGCGGCTGATGAAGTCGCTCGGCTATTATGACGCGACCGCCATCTCGACGATCGACCAGACCCCGGATGGCGAGCGACCGGTGACCGCGACAGTCGCGGCGGTGCCGGGACCGCTCTACACATTGGGCGCGATCCGGATCAAGGCGGATCCCACGGTGCCGCCCAGCCTGATCGCGGACAATTTCAAGCTCAAGTCCGGCGAGCCGATCGACGCGATCCGCGTCCAGGCGGCCGAGGCGGCGATCAGCGTCGCGCTCCCGCAAAATGGCTATCCCTTCGCCGAAGTCGGCCAGCGCGACATATTGCTCGACGAGACGACGCGCACCGGCGACTACACGTTGCCCGTCGCGATCGGGCCGCGCGCGCGTTTCGGCGGTATCCGGACCGAGGGCGACGCCGTGTTCGCCCCCGATCATATCGAAGTGCTGACCCGTTTCGACCGCACCGACCTGTACGACAGCCGCAAGGTCGATGACCTGCGTGACGCGCTGATCGCGACCAGCCTGTTCTCCACCGTGTCGGTCGAGCCGGTAAAGACCGGGGAGGTGGGCGCGGATGGCACCGAAGCCGTCGATCTGCTGGTCCGCCAGACCAAGGGGCCGGCCCGGACGCTCGCCGCCGAAGCCGGATACAGCACCGGCCAGGGGCTGCGCGCCGAACTCAGCTGGACGCACCGCAACCTGTTCCCGCCCGAAGGCGCGCTGATCCTGACGGGCATCGCAGGCACGCAGGAACAGGGCGCATCGGCGACGTTCCGCCGCTCCAATGCCGGACAGCGCGACCGCACCTTCCAGATCGTCGCCTCGGCGCTGCGTTCGGACGTGGAGGCGTTCACCGGTCTCACCGGCACGCTCGCTGCGCGCGTCTCCTATGATTCCACCCCGATCTGGCAGAAGAAGCTGACCTATGCCTATGGGGTCGAGCTGGTGGGGACCAGCGAGGACCGGTTCGACCTGACCAAGGGCGTGCGCGAGCGCGGCACCTATTTCATCGCCGCGCTGCCGCTGTTCGCTGGATGGGACCAGTCGGACGATCTGCTCAACCCGACGCGCGGCTGGCGCGTAAAGCTCAACCTCAGTCCCGAAACTTCGGTGCGCGGCGCCGTCCGCCCCTATGGGCGCGCGATGGTCGAGGGGACGGCCTATTATCCCGTGACCGACAGCATCGTCATCGCCGGGCGCGCGCGGTTTGGCACGATTCAGGGGATCGATCGCAACGACCTCGCCCCCTCGCGGCGCTATTATGCGGGCGGCGGCGGGTCGGTACGCGGCTTTGGCTATCAGGAACTTGGCCCCCGCGCACCCGATGGCAAGCCGATCGGCGGGCGCAGCTTCAACGAATTCGCGATCGAGGCGCGCTACCGGTTCGGCAATTTCGGGATTGTCCCGTTCATCGATGCGGGTCAGGTCTATGAGGAATCGATGCCGCAACTGAGCAATATCCGTTTTGGTGCGGGCATCGGTGGACGCTTCTACACCAATTTCGGCCCGATGCGGCTCGACATCGCCACGCCGATCGCGCGCAAGCCGGGCGAGTCCCGGATCGCGCTTTATATCTCGATCGGGCAGGCATTTTGA
- a CDS encoding malate synthase G — MTATQTRAGLAVAAPLVRFVEEQVLPPLGIAADDWWSGAAEIFARFAPHNRDLLARREALQAQIDTWCAGGAARAADPAAQEAFLREIGYLVPEPGDFTIGTANVDAEIATMAGPQLVVPALNARFVLNAANARWGSLYDAFYGTDALPGSAKPGGYDAQRGAQVIAAAKAFLDDAVPLTGMSWADFAGGDLPLADPGQFVGSRGETMLFQHNGLHIEIVVDRTHPIGASDPAGIADVILESALTTIVDLEDSIAAVDADDKVAAYANWLGLMRGDLTESFDKGGKRLTRALADDRVYRRPHASDLTLPGRSLLFVRNVGHLMTTPAIQIEGEEAPEGILDAIVTSTIALHDLKGLGKHRNSRTGSIYIVKPKMHGPEDCGFTNDLFDAVEDLLGLPRHTIKVGVMDEERRTSANLAACIHAVRDRIAFINTGFLDRTGDEIHTSMRAGPMIPKAEMKASRWIAAYEDRNVRIGLKHGLSGRAQIGKGMWAAPDRMADMMDQKIGHPLSGANTAWVPSPTAATLHAMHYHKVDVFARQQQIAAEAVPGLDGLLTIPLAQGRNWTPEEVARELDNNAQGILGYVVRWIDQGVGCSKVPDIHDIGLMEDRATLRISSQHMANWLLHGVATAADIDAAFARMAAKVDAQNAGDPLYRAMADNPDSLALQAARALVFEGVSQPSGYTEPLLHAYRARAKARH, encoded by the coding sequence ATGACCGCCACCCAGACCCGCGCCGGTCTCGCCGTCGCCGCGCCGCTCGTGCGGTTCGTGGAGGAACAGGTGCTGCCCCCGCTGGGCATCGCCGCCGACGACTGGTGGTCGGGCGCGGCCGAGATTTTCGCGCGCTTTGCCCCACATAATCGTGACTTACTGGCGCGGCGCGAGGCGCTTCAGGCACAAATCGATACCTGGTGCGCGGGGGGGGCGGCGCGCGCCGCCGATCCCGCGGCGCAGGAGGCGTTCCTGCGTGAGATCGGCTATCTCGTGCCCGAACCCGGCGATTTCACCATCGGTACCGCCAATGTCGATGCCGAGATCGCGACGATGGCCGGGCCGCAGCTCGTCGTGCCCGCGCTCAATGCCCGCTTCGTGCTGAACGCTGCCAATGCGCGCTGGGGCAGCCTCTACGACGCCTTTTACGGCACCGATGCGCTGCCCGGTTCGGCCAAGCCCGGCGGCTACGATGCGCAGCGCGGCGCGCAGGTGATTGCAGCGGCCAAGGCGTTCCTCGACGACGCGGTGCCGCTGACCGGCATGTCTTGGGCCGACTTCGCGGGCGGCGACCTTCCGCTCGCCGATCCGGGCCAGTTCGTCGGATCGCGCGGCGAGACGATGCTGTTCCAGCACAACGGCCTGCATATCGAGATCGTGGTCGACCGCACCCATCCGATCGGCGCATCCGACCCCGCAGGGATCGCCGACGTGATCCTCGAAAGCGCGCTCACCACCATCGTCGATCTCGAGGATTCGATCGCGGCGGTCGATGCCGACGACAAGGTCGCGGCCTATGCCAACTGGCTCGGCCTGATGCGCGGCGACCTGACCGAGAGCTTCGACAAGGGCGGCAAGCGCCTGACCCGGGCGCTGGCGGACGACCGCGTCTATCGGCGTCCCCATGCCAGCGACCTGACGCTGCCCGGTCGCAGCCTGCTCTTCGTGCGCAATGTCGGCCATCTGATGACCACCCCCGCGATCCAGATCGAAGGGGAGGAGGCGCCCGAGGGTATCCTTGACGCGATCGTCACCAGCACCATCGCGCTGCACGACCTCAAGGGCCTCGGCAAACACCGCAACAGCCGCACGGGCAGCATCTATATCGTCAAGCCCAAGATGCACGGCCCCGAGGATTGCGGCTTCACCAACGATCTGTTCGACGCGGTCGAGGATCTGCTCGGCCTGCCCCGCCACACGATCAAAGTGGGCGTGATGGACGAGGAGCGGCGGACCAGCGCCAACCTTGCCGCCTGTATCCATGCGGTGCGTGACCGTATCGCCTTCATCAACACCGGCTTTCTCGACCGTACCGGGGACGAGATTCACACATCGATGCGCGCCGGGCCGATGATCCCCAAGGCGGAGATGAAGGCATCGCGCTGGATCGCGGCCTATGAGGACCGCAATGTCCGCATCGGTCTCAAGCATGGCCTGTCGGGCAGGGCGCAGATCGGCAAGGGCATGTGGGCCGCGCCCGACCGGATGGCCGATATGATGGACCAGAAGATCGGCCATCCGCTGAGCGGCGCCAACACCGCCTGGGTGCCGTCGCCCACAGCCGCGACGCTGCACGCGATGCACTATCACAAGGTCGATGTGTTCGCGCGCCAGCAGCAGATTGCGGCCGAAGCGGTGCCGGGCCTCGACGGCCTGCTGACGATCCCCCTTGCCCAGGGGCGCAACTGGACGCCGGAAGAGGTCGCGCGCGAGCTGGACAATAATGCGCAGGGCATTCTCGGCTATGTCGTGCGCTGGATCGACCAGGGTGTCGGCTGTTCCAAAGTGCCCGACATCCACGATATCGGCCTGATGGAGGACCGCGCGACGCTGCGCATCAGCTCGCAGCATATGGCCAACTGGCTGCTCCACGGCGTCGCGACCGCTGCGGATATCGACGCGGCCTTTGCGCGCATGGCCGCCAAGGTCGATGCGCAGAATGCGGGCGATCCGCTCTACCGCGCGATGGCGGACAATCCCGACAGCCTCGCGCTACAGGCGGCGCGCGCGCTGGTGTTTGAGGGGGTGAGCCAGCCCAGCGGTTACACCGAACCGTTGCTCCACGCGTATCGCGCACGCGCAAAGGCCCGGCACTAA
- a CDS encoding MarR family winged helix-turn-helix transcriptional regulator, giving the protein MTATLKLDAFLPYRLSVASNRVSGTIAGAYHARFGLRIPEWRLVTVLAEFGSMSQQALCGRTQMDKVTVSRAAISLHERGLVTRTPNPDDQRSHLLDLSPEGWALYRQIAPQALEFERRIFASLSDAEQEQLRKMLERVEAAAAAISPGF; this is encoded by the coding sequence ATGACGGCAACACTCAAACTCGACGCTTTCCTGCCCTATCGGCTCTCGGTCGCCTCGAACCGCGTGTCCGGCACCATCGCGGGCGCCTATCATGCGCGCTTCGGGTTGCGCATTCCCGAATGGCGGTTGGTAACGGTGCTCGCCGAATTCGGATCGATGAGCCAGCAGGCGCTGTGTGGCCGGACCCAGATGGACAAGGTGACCGTCAGTCGGGCCGCGATCTCGCTGCACGAGCGGGGCCTTGTCACGCGCACACCGAATCCCGACGACCAGCGCTCGCATTTGCTCGATCTCAGCCCCGAAGGCTGGGCGCTCTACCGCCAGATCGCCCCTCAGGCGCTGGAGTTCGAGCGGCGCATCTTCGCCAGCCTGTCCGACGCGGAACAGGAGCAGCTTCGCAAGATGCTCGAACGGGTCGAAGCGGCGGCGGCGGCGATTTCGCCCGGATTCTGA
- a CDS encoding MFS transporter — translation MNATQADRGGDPPRTAPVARTGRFRWMIVAVLFFATTVNYIDRTMLGLLAPDLGKEMGWSENDYGNIVTAFQFAYALGFLLMGWLVDRFGPKIGYGIAITVWTIGHVMHGFASSVAAFMAARIVLGVGEAGHFPSVVRASSEWFPQKERAYAIGWVNSATTIGVILTAPTLWLFMVFLGFDWRETFIYSGLFGLVLLVLWLKFYSNPRESGKVSEGELAWIEHDPPEQVEKIGWSRVIRLREAWAFAVAKFLTDPVWFLMLFWLPKYFASTYDVDLKLVLLPMIAMYLLSDVGSIAGGWLSSRLIHGGWTPNAARKVTMIIAGCCVVPLLFVTNIDNMWVAVCVIGVALAGHQAFSTNLLSLPPDMFPKRAVGSVIGLGGFAGGVGGMIMAKSTGLVLDATDGNYTLIFAACTVVYFLAVGAIHLLSPRLARVSV, via the coding sequence ATGAACGCGACGCAGGCCGATCGCGGCGGCGACCCGCCCCGCACGGCGCCCGTGGCCAGAACGGGCCGCTTTCGCTGGATGATCGTCGCGGTTCTCTTCTTCGCGACCACGGTCAATTATATCGACCGCACGATGCTCGGCCTGCTCGCGCCCGACCTGGGCAAGGAGATGGGCTGGAGCGAGAATGACTATGGCAACATCGTCACCGCATTCCAGTTCGCCTACGCGCTGGGCTTCCTGCTCATGGGCTGGCTGGTCGACCGGTTCGGACCCAAGATCGGCTATGGCATCGCCATCACGGTCTGGACGATCGGCCATGTGATGCACGGTTTTGCCAGCTCGGTCGCGGCCTTCATGGCGGCGCGCATCGTGCTGGGCGTGGGCGAGGCGGGGCATTTCCCCTCGGTCGTCCGGGCGAGCAGCGAGTGGTTCCCGCAAAAGGAGCGGGCCTATGCGATCGGCTGGGTCAATTCGGCGACGACGATCGGCGTGATCCTGACCGCGCCGACCTTGTGGTTGTTCATGGTGTTCCTCGGCTTCGACTGGCGCGAGACGTTCATCTATTCGGGCCTGTTCGGCCTGGTGCTGCTCGTTCTGTGGCTCAAATTCTACAGCAACCCGCGCGAAAGCGGGAAGGTGAGCGAGGGTGAGCTTGCCTGGATCGAGCATGACCCGCCCGAGCAGGTGGAGAAGATCGGCTGGAGCCGCGTCATTCGCCTGCGTGAGGCATGGGCGTTCGCGGTCGCCAAGTTCCTGACCGATCCGGTCTGGTTCCTGATGCTGTTCTGGCTGCCCAAATATTTCGCCAGCACCTATGACGTCGATCTCAAACTCGTGCTGCTGCCGATGATCGCGATGTACCTGCTCTCCGACGTCGGCAGCATCGCCGGCGGCTGGCTGTCCTCGCGGCTGATCCATGGCGGCTGGACGCCCAATGCCGCGCGCAAGGTGACGATGATCATCGCGGGCTGCTGTGTCGTGCCGCTGCTGTTCGTCACCAATATCGACAATATGTGGGTCGCGGTGTGCGTGATCGGCGTCGCGCTGGCCGGGCATCAGGCCTTTTCGACGAACTTGTTGTCGCTGCCGCCGGACATGTTCCCCAAGCGCGCGGTGGGATCGGTGATCGGCCTGGGCGGCTTTGCGGGCGGCGTCGGCGGCATGATCATGGCCAAGTCCACCGGCCTGGTGCTCGACGCGACCGATGGCAATTACACGCTGATCTTCGCGGCGTGCACCGTCGTCTATTTCCTCGCGGTCGGGGCGATCCACCTGCTCTCGCCACGGCTTGCCCGCGTTTCGGTATAG
- a CDS encoding 2-keto-4-pentenoate hydratase, with translation MNDLDVIAKAFVSARRDARGLSEYPGAAPTSLADAYGIQDRAIALAGGEVAGWKVGRINPPLDAQLGTNRLAGPIFVDHVHDGIDTVPSMPIFGEGFGAAEAEFLLRIGAAPDPAKLNYTLDEAAALIDAVHVGLEIASSPFPGINSHGPLVTISDFGNNHGLVVGEAIADWRDLGFIDWPVTLTIDGVQAGAATARTMLDGPIGAARFLFEAMAARGIALRPGQWISSGAVTGVHEVSPNANVTASFGTMRVSCTIEAARPAG, from the coding sequence ATGAACGACCTGGACGTCATTGCGAAGGCATTTGTCTCCGCTCGCCGCGATGCGCGCGGTCTGTCCGAATATCCCGGCGCCGCGCCGACCTCCCTTGCCGACGCCTATGGCATCCAGGACCGGGCGATCGCGCTCGCAGGGGGCGAGGTGGCGGGGTGGAAGGTCGGACGGATCAACCCGCCGCTCGACGCTCAGCTCGGCACCAACCGCCTGGCCGGACCGATTTTCGTCGATCATGTCCATGACGGGATCGATACGGTCCCGTCCATGCCGATATTCGGCGAAGGCTTTGGCGCTGCGGAGGCTGAATTCCTGCTCCGCATTGGCGCCGCGCCGGATCCCGCAAAGTTGAACTACACGCTGGACGAAGCCGCCGCGCTGATCGACGCGGTTCATGTCGGGCTGGAAATCGCCAGTTCGCCCTTTCCCGGCATCAACAGCCACGGGCCGCTCGTCACCATTTCCGATTTCGGCAACAATCACGGGCTGGTGGTCGGCGAAGCGATTGCCGACTGGCGCGACCTTGGCTTTATCGACTGGCCGGTGACGCTGACGATCGACGGAGTCCAGGCGGGAGCGGCGACCGCGCGCACCATGCTGGACGGCCCGATCGGCGCTGCCCGCTTCCTGTTCGAGGCGATGGCTGCACGCGGCATCGCGCTGCGCCCGGGCCAGTGGATTTCCTCGGGCGCCGTCACCGGCGTCCATGAAGTATCGCCAAACGCCAATGTTACTGCCAGTTTCGGCACCATGCGGGTGAGCTGCACGATCGAGGCCGCCAGACCCGCCGGATAG
- a CDS encoding mannitol dehydrogenase family protein: MKRLSRETLAHLPDNVALPAYDPGLISRGVLHFGPGAFHRAHQASYFDALLARDPRWGITAVSLRSAGTVEALAAQDGYYTLAVLDREPSLRVIGAQRAGIGPGGGATLAQLLGDPQVRLVTSTVTEKGYCLAGDGTLDMNHPDIVADRKGGEPRSFVGWLVQGLAARRWGDVPPFMVLCCDNLSGNGGKLRAATIALARERDPDLAKWIADRVRFPDTMVDSITPASDHAFLAQVAEQLGVEDKAAVQREAFTQWVIGARDLGNGPDLASVGAILTDDVGGYERAKLRILNGLHSSLAYLGLALGLETVADAMAQRDLAGFAERLAHQDIVPVLDPVAGLDHGAYVRAVLTRFRNPAIRHLLSQIAWDGSQKLPYRLLDTVAAAKQAGRPVERLAIPVAAWMVFIARRSDSGEAITDPLAGPLADAARGATPAQLVERLFAFDAIFRPELSHDAAFRGAVTHAVERILANDIPNLLKA, encoded by the coding sequence TTGAAGAGATTGTCGCGCGAGACGCTGGCGCATCTGCCAGACAATGTGGCGCTTCCCGCCTATGACCCCGGCCTGATCTCGCGCGGGGTGCTGCATTTCGGCCCGGGCGCATTCCACCGCGCGCATCAGGCCAGCTATTTCGACGCGCTGCTGGCGCGCGATCCACGCTGGGGCATCACCGCCGTGTCCCTCCGTTCGGCGGGAACGGTCGAGGCGCTGGCGGCGCAGGACGGATACTATACGCTGGCGGTGCTCGACCGCGAGCCCTCGCTGCGGGTGATTGGTGCGCAGCGTGCGGGAATCGGCCCGGGTGGCGGTGCGACGCTGGCCCAGCTGCTGGGAGACCCGCAGGTGCGCCTCGTCACTTCGACCGTGACCGAGAAGGGCTATTGCCTCGCGGGCGACGGCACGCTCGACATGAACCATCCTGATATCGTCGCCGACCGAAAGGGCGGCGAACCACGCAGTTTCGTCGGCTGGCTGGTGCAGGGGCTGGCCGCGCGGCGCTGGGGCGACGTGCCCCCGTTCATGGTGCTGTGCTGCGACAATCTTTCGGGAAATGGCGGCAAGCTGCGCGCCGCGACGATTGCGTTGGCGCGCGAGCGCGATCCCGATCTGGCGAAGTGGATCGCCGATCGGGTGCGCTTTCCCGATACGATGGTCGATTCGATCACGCCCGCGAGCGATCACGCCTTTCTCGCGCAGGTCGCCGAGCAATTGGGCGTGGAGGACAAGGCGGCGGTGCAGCGTGAGGCGTTCACCCAATGGGTGATCGGCGCGCGCGATCTGGGCAATGGCCCCGACCTCGCCTCCGTGGGCGCGATCCTGACCGACGATGTCGGGGGCTATGAACGCGCCAAGCTGCGCATTCTCAACGGGCTGCATTCCAGCCTCGCCTATCTCGGCCTGGCGCTGGGTCTCGAAACCGTCGCCGATGCGATGGCGCAGCGCGACCTGGCGGGCTTTGCCGAACGGCTGGCGCATCAGGATATCGTGCCGGTGCTCGATCCCGTCGCCGGGCTCGATCACGGCGCCTATGTCCGGGCGGTGTTGACGCGTTTCCGCAATCCGGCGATCCGGCATCTGCTGTCGCAGATCGCCTGGGACGGGTCGCAGAAGCTGCCCTATCGGCTGCTCGATACGGTCGCGGCGGCGAAGCAGGCGGGGCGGCCGGTCGAGCGGCTGGCGATCCCGGTCGCCGCCTGGATGGTCTTCATCGCCCGCCGTTCCGATTCGGGGGAGGCGATTACCGATCCGCTGGCCGGTCCGCTGGCCGATGCGGCGCGCGGGGCGACGCCCGCACAGCTGGTCGAGCGCCTGTTCGCGTTTGACGCGATTTTCCGCCCCGAACTTTCGCATGACGCCGCGTTTCGGGGCGCCGTGACCCATGCGGTGGAGCGGATTCTCGCCAACGACATCCCAAATCTGCTCAAAGCGTAA
- a CDS encoding UxaA family hydrolase, with the protein MNPAALQIHPGDSVATALRDLAAGETVLGVTLLDAVPRAHKLAIRAHMAGDPVVKYGFPIGRATAEIAPGAHVHVHNVATALAGEAAYDSGAAMAARAVAPSPLRWRGYPRADGRAGTRNEIWVLPTVGCVGRTAQKIAAKSASSLPPGIDGVHAFAHPFGCSQLGGDLDGTRAILSALAQHPNAGGVLLVGLGCESNQLSALLETLPADARARVRTVGAQAASDEIAEGVAAVLELAEIAAAVKREEIGLDRLVLGVKCGGSDGLSGLTANPLVGRMADAVTGAGGSAILTEIPEIFGAEHLLMARAADADIFDAVGVLVNRFKRYFLDHGEPVSENPSPGNIAGGITTLEEKSLGAVQKGGQAVVTDVIDYGARVRRRGLTLLEAPGNDAVSSTALSAAGAGVILFTTGRGTPLGFPAPTIKIASNSDLAARKPGWIDFDAGMVLEAGMDSAADALLDRILAIASGEPTAAERNDEREIAIWKRGVTL; encoded by the coding sequence ATGAATCCTGCCGCTCTCCAAATCCACCCCGGCGATAGCGTGGCGACTGCGTTGCGCGATCTTGCTGCTGGCGAAACCGTGCTCGGCGTCACCCTGCTGGACGCCGTGCCGCGCGCCCACAAGCTGGCGATTCGGGCCCATATGGCGGGCGATCCGGTGGTGAAATACGGCTTTCCGATCGGTCGGGCGACCGCCGAGATCGCGCCGGGCGCGCATGTCCATGTCCACAATGTCGCCACCGCACTGGCGGGCGAGGCGGCCTATGACAGCGGCGCTGCGATGGCCGCGCGCGCTGTTGCCCCCTCGCCGTTGCGCTGGCGCGGCTATCCACGTGCCGATGGCCGGGCGGGGACCCGCAACGAGATCTGGGTGCTGCCCACCGTCGGCTGTGTCGGGCGCACCGCGCAAAAGATCGCGGCGAAATCGGCGTCCTCGCTGCCTCCGGGAATCGACGGGGTCCATGCCTTCGCCCACCCGTTCGGCTGCTCGCAACTGGGTGGCGATCTCGATGGTACGCGCGCGATCCTGTCGGCGCTGGCGCAGCATCCGAATGCCGGCGGCGTATTGCTCGTCGGGCTTGGCTGCGAGTCGAACCAGCTATCGGCGCTGCTGGAGACATTGCCTGCCGACGCGCGGGCGCGGGTGCGAACGGTGGGGGCGCAGGCAGCGTCGGACGAGATTGCCGAGGGTGTCGCGGCGGTGCTGGAACTGGCGGAGATCGCGGCCGCGGTGAAGCGCGAGGAGATCGGTCTGGACCGGCTGGTGCTGGGGGTGAAGTGCGGCGGATCGGACGGACTGTCGGGACTGACCGCGAACCCGCTGGTCGGACGGATGGCCGATGCGGTGACCGGCGCGGGGGGTAGCGCGATCCTGACCGAAATTCCCGAAATCTTCGGCGCCGAACACTTGCTGATGGCGCGCGCGGCGGATGCCGACATATTCGATGCGGTCGGCGTGCTGGTCAATCGCTTCAAACGCTATTTCCTCGACCATGGCGAGCCGGTGTCGGAGAATCCGTCGCCGGGAAACATCGCGGGCGGCATCACCACGCTGGAGGAGAAGAGCCTGGGCGCGGTGCAAAAGGGCGGGCAGGCGGTGGTCACCGATGTGATCGACTATGGCGCTCGAGTGCGGCGGCGGGGACTCACTCTGCTGGAGGCGCCTGGCAACGACGCCGTCTCGTCGACCGCGCTGTCGGCGGCGGGGGCGGGGGTGATCCTGTTCACCACCGGCCGCGGTACGCCGCTCGGCTTCCCCGCGCCGACGATCAAGATCGCGTCGAACAGCGACCTTGCCGCGCGCAAGCCGGGCTGGATCGACTTTGACGCGGGGATGGTGCTGGAGGCGGGGATGGACTCCGCGGCCGACGCGCTGCTCGACCGGATCCTTGCCATCGCATCGGGTGAACCGACCGCAGCCGAGCGTAACGACGAACGCGAGATCGCGATCTGGAAACGGGGGGTGACGCTTTGA
- a CDS encoding LacI family DNA-binding transcriptional regulator, producing MKKSAQATINDVARLAGVSKKTVSRVINRSPLLNEETRERVEKVIAEIGYVPNPQARALALRRNFLIGLIHDNPNPHMVLNVQQGLLEVLRDTEFELIVHPVDRGSPTMLDDIRRFLERQRPYGVMLLPPISENDSLAALCTEIGTRYVRMGSAAFDEPEHMVASNDREVVRGAVGHLVEMGHRRIGLVLGPHGFRSAFERSQGYEAALEDADIPIQRTLIAQGDYTFESGMRAAERLLDLSPRPTAVFCSNDAMAAGVLHTARQRGLDVPRDLSIVGFDDTTIASYLWPPLTTVRWPIATMARAAALKLIGDGEDEESAESLFVSTLIRRASVSTPAE from the coding sequence ATGAAGAAATCGGCGCAGGCGACGATCAACGATGTCGCGCGGCTGGCGGGCGTATCCAAGAAGACGGTCAGCCGCGTCATCAACCGCTCCCCCCTCCTCAATGAGGAAACCCGCGAGCGCGTCGAGAAGGTGATCGCGGAAATCGGCTATGTCCCCAATCCCCAAGCGCGCGCGCTGGCACTGCGCCGCAATTTCCTGATCGGGCTGATCCACGACAATCCGAACCCGCATATGGTATTGAACGTCCAGCAGGGATTGCTGGAGGTGCTGCGCGATACCGAGTTCGAACTGATCGTCCACCCCGTCGATCGCGGATCGCCGACGATGCTCGACGATATCCGCCGCTTCCTCGAACGCCAGCGGCCCTATGGCGTCATGCTGCTGCCGCCGATCAGCGAGAATGACTCGCTCGCCGCGCTCTGCACCGAAATCGGCACCCGCTATGTCCGCATGGGATCGGCCGCGTTCGACGAGCCCGAACATATGGTCGCGTCCAACGACCGCGAGGTGGTGCGCGGCGCGGTCGGTCATCTGGTCGAGATGGGGCATCGCCGCATCGGCCTGGTCCTCGGCCCGCACGGCTTTCGTTCGGCGTTCGAGCGCAGCCAGGGCTATGAGGCGGCGCTGGAGGATGCGGACATCCCGATCCAGCGGACGTTGATCGCGCAAGGCGACTATACGTTCGAATCGGGGATGCGCGCGGCCGAACGCCTGCTCGACCTGTCGCCGCGCCCCACTGCGGTCTTCTGCTCCAATGACGCGATGGCCGCAGGGGTGCTGCACACCGCCCGCCAGCGCGGACTCGATGTGCCGCGCGACCTTTCGATCGTCGGCTTCGACGATACCACCATCGCCTCCTACCTCTGGCCCCCGCTCACCACCGTGCGCTGGCCGATCGCGACGATGGCGCGCGCGGCGGCATTGAAGTTGATCGGTGACGGAGAGGATGAAGAAAGCGCCGAATCGCTGTTCGTCTCGACGCTGATCCGCCGCGCGTCGGTTTCCACCCCGGCGGAGTAG